The genomic window CTTGCAGGTCTCCTCGTCGGAGGCGTTCGAGGCGCCGGGAGCGGTATCATGGATCGTGTACTTGCGTCACGTGCCTTTCGTGTTGCGTATGGTAGCGGTAGCGCTGCTGATCGTGATCTTGGCCCGTCCGCAATCCACGAATAGTTGGTCCAATTCTTCCACGGAAGGTATCGATATCATGTTGGCGATGGATATCTCGGGGAGTATGCTGGCGCAAGACTTGAAACCGAACCGCTTGGAGGCGGCGAAGGATGTGGCCGCGTCGTTCATCAACGGCCGTCCGAACGATAACATCGGTCTCGTGGTCTTTTCTGCTGAGAGCTTTACGCAATGCCCGTTGACAACCGATCATACGGTCTTGCTGAACCTCTTCAAGGATATCCAAAGCGGTATGATCCAAGACGGAACGGCAATTGGGTTGGGCTTGGCGAATGCCGTGAGCCGTATTAAGGACAGCCACGCTAAGTCGAAGGTGATTATCCTTCTGACCGATGGTTCGAACAACGCCGGCGAGATCGCTCCGGTTACCGCTGCCGAGATCGCCAAGACGTTCGGCGTGCGTGTCTATACGATCGGAGTCGGAACGAAAGGCATGGCGCCGTATCCGTTCCAGACCGCTTTCGGCGTGCAGTACCAGAATATACCGGTAGAGATCGACGAGGCTACGTTGAAGCAGATCGCCTCTACCACGGGAGGGCAATATTTCCGTGCTACGGACAACGCCAGCCTGAAGGAGATCTATTCCGAGATCGACCAGATGGAGAAGACCAAGATCAGCGTACAAGAGTACAGCAAGAAGCAGGAGGAGTATAAGAACTGGGCCTTGCTGGTGTTCGCCCTGTTGCTGGTGGAGATCTTATTGAGAAATACATTGTTGAGAAATATACCATAAAGATAAAAGGCTTATGTTTCGATTTGCGCATCCGGACTTTTTATATTTGCTTTTTCTCCTTCCCGCGTTGGTGGCGTTCTACGTGTACGCCATGATCGTGAAGAAGAAAGCGATAAAGAAATACGGTAACCCTACGTTGTTGGCCGAGTTGATGCCCGAGGTATCGACCAAGCGCCAGCATCTGAAGTTTTGGCTGTTGTTCGGAGCCATTACCATGGTTATCTTTATTATAGCGGGGCCTCAATTCGGCTCGAAACTGGAGACGGTGAAGCGTCAGGGAGTAGAGATCATGGTGTGTCTGGACGTATCCAACTCCATGTTGGCCGAGGACGTGTCGCCCAACCGTTTGGATAAGGCCAAACAGATGCTATCCCGATTGACGGACGGCTTTACGAATGATAAGGTAGGCTTGATCGTGTTCGCCGGCGACGCTTTCACGCAGTTGCCGATCACCTCGGATTATATCTCCGCCAAGATGTTCTTGTCCTCTATCAACCCGTCGATGGTCTCTACGCAAGGTACGGCGATCGGTGCCGCCATCAACTTGGCCGCCCGTTCCTTTACCCCGGACGAGACGACCGATAAGGCGATCATCTTGATCACCGACGGCGAGAACCATGAGGACGACGCTATCGGTGCCGCCAAAGCCGCCGCCGAGAAGGGCATCCACGTGAACATCGTGGGAATGGGTGATCCGAAAGGTTCTCCGATCCCCATCCAAGGAAGCAATAATTATATGAAGGATAAGGACGGAAACGTGGTGATCACGAAGCTGAACGAGCAGATGGGTCAAGAGATCGCCGCCGCCGGAAACGGTATGTACGTACGTGCGGACAATACGAACTCCGCCTTGAAAGCCCTTCAGAAAGAAATCGAGAAAATGAACAAGACGGAGCTGGATAGCAAGGTCTATTCCGAGTATGACGAGCAGTTCCAGATTTTCGCTTGGATAGCTTTGTTCCTCTTGATCGCCGATTTCATGACCTTGGATCGTAAGAACCATATATTTAGGAAAGTAAAATTATTCTCTTAATTCGACGAAGTGATGAGACGTATATATAAATCTATGATATGGGTATCGGTCTTGGCGCTCAGCGCTGGGGCGGTCTCTGCCCAGAAAGCGGAACGGAAGAACGTGCGTGAGGGGAATAAGCTTTATGAGAGCGAGAAATACACCGAGTCCGAGATCGCTTATCGCAAGAGCTTGGAGGTGAATCCCCGCTCTACGGAAGGAACCTATAATCTGGGGAATTCCCTATACAAGCAAGGCAAGTTCCCCGAGGCCGCCGAGCAATATCAATTGATCGCCGGGCAAGGGGAGAAGATGGTGGCTACGCCGGAAGGGAAGGCACGCTTGTCGGAGGTGTATCATAATATGGGGAATATCTTCATGCAGAACAAGGATTACGGCAAGGCCGTGGAGGTGTATAAGCAATCGCTTCGCTTGAACCCGAAAGATGACGAGACCCGTTATAACTTGGCCTTGGCCCAGAAACTGCTGTCGGATCAGCAGAATCAGGATCAGAGCCAAGATCAACAGAACGACGACAAGCAGGAGAACAAGGATCAGAAGGACGATCAGCAGCAACAGCAACAACAACAGCCGCAAGACGACCAGAAGCAGGATAAGACCCAAGAGCAACAGCAATCCAACGAGCAAATGAGCAAGGACAATGCCCAGCAGATGTTGGACGCCTTCCTGCAAGACGAGAAAGACACCCAAGAGAAGGTGAAGAAGGCGCAGATGCAGCAGCAACAACGCCGGAAGACCGAGAAGGAGTGGTAAACTGGATAATTAACGAAAAAATGAGATACACAATGAGGAAATTAATTTTCTTATTCATCCTGATGTTAACGGTAGGGGTGGCGACAAAGGCCGCGGATGTGACCTTCAAGGCCTCGGCGCCCCAAGCGGTGGTAATGGGAGAGCAGTTTCGCTTGACTTTCACCGTCAATGCCGAAGGCAGGGATTTGAGAGTACAGGAGATGCCAGACTTTGACGTATTAATGGGTCCCTCCCAATCCACCTCCTATAGCAGTAGCTGGGTGAACGGGAAGAGTACCAGCGAGACAACCGTTACGTATACGTATGTCTTGATGCCGAAGAAGGAAGGTACGTTTAATATCGCTCCGGCAACGATCAAGGTGAACGGCTCTAATTATACATCGAATGGCTTGGCCATCAAGGTGCTTCCTGCTGATAAGGCGGGTAAGCAAGAGGCGGAGACAACGACGGCGAGCGGGGCGATCTCTAACGATCGGCTGTTCGTGAAGATGGACGTATCCAAACGAAGCGTGTTCGAGCAAGAAGGTTTCTTGGTGACTTTCAAGGTCTATTCCTTGGAAAATTTCTCGATTACGGGATTGAAATATCCGGAGTTCGAGGGTTTCTTGGTACAAGAGGTTGAGTTGCCGCAAGAGAAACAACTGACCTTGGAAAACTACAACGGGCGTAACTACCAGTCGGCCGTAATGCGTCAAGTGATCCTGTATCCCCAACGTTCCGGTAAGATCACGATCGAAGGTGGAAAGTATGATGCCGTGGTGCGTGTCCGTATGCAACAAGCGGGCGGCGGTAGCATCTTCGATAGTTTTTTCGACTCGTATCGGGATGTGAGCAAGGTGTTGACCACTTCTCCGGTTACTATCGACGTGAAGCCTTTGCCCTCCGGTAAGCCCGCTTCTTTCTCCGGTGCCGTAGGTACGTTCTCCATGACGGCTGATATCAGCTCGAACAACGTCAAGACAGACGAGGCTGTAACCATAAAGGTGAAAATCACGGGTAACGGAAACGTGAAGTTGGTGAAGAATCCGGAAGTGGTTTTCCCGAACGATTTCGATGTCTACGATCCGAAAGTAGAGATGGACATCAAGACCACGACCGCCGGTGTCAGTGGAAGCAAGACGATCGAATATATGGCGATACCCCGTTACGCAGGTGATTTCGAGATCCCGGCGATCGCTTTCTCCTATTTCGATATCAAGTCCGGTTCGTACAAGACCATCAAGTCCGAGCCTTATAAGTTGCATGTGGAGCAAGGTAAGGGCGGTAGCGGTTCTTCCCCGGTCGTATCGAACTTTAGTAATAAAGAGAGCGTGAAATACTTAGGCAAGGATATCCGTTACTTGAAGACGAAAGATTTCTCCTTTATCGAGGGAGGTGATGGTATTTTCTTCGGTTCCTTTATGTATTATCTTTGCTATATCGTACCAGCTATCTTGTTTATCGTATTCTTCTTTATTTATCGTAAGCAGGTGAAGGAAAACGCCGACATCGCCTTGGTTCGTACCAAGAAGGCGAACAAGATGGCGGTTAGACGTCTGAAGAACGCTGGCAAGCTGATGAAAGAGAATAAGAAGGAAGAATTCTACGACGAGGTGCTGCGTGCGTTGTGGGGCTATTTGAGCGATAAGCTGAGTATCCCGCAATCCGATCTGACCAAGGATAACGTAGAGATAGAATTGGCTAAATACGGTGTAGACGAATCCTTGACGAATGAGTTCATGGATATCTTGAATACTTGTGAGTTCGCTCGTTACGCTCCGTCCCAAGCGTCGGACGCTATGGATAAGTTGTATGAGCTGACGGTAGACGCTATTGGTAAAATGGAGAATACAATTAAAAAGTAAGAAGATGAAGATGACTATAAATTTAAGAAAGGTATTGTTTTTCTTATTGACTCTATGTCTGATAGGATCTGCTTATGCGCAAGATACCGCCTTGAAGGAGGCCGAGGTCGCTTACACGAAAGAAGATTACGCAAAGGCGATCGAGCTATATGAGGGAATCTTGAAGAGCAATGGCGAGTCTGCCGCCGTTTATTATAATTTGGGAAATACCTATTATAAGGCGGGTAAGATCGCTCCGGCTATATTGAACTACGAACGTTGTCTTCTGCTGGATCCGGGTGATAGCGATGCTCGCTTCAATTTACAGATGGCCCGTCAGAAGACCATCGATAAGATTGAGCCGGTTGGTGATTTCTTCTTGGTCAAATGGTTTAAGAGCGTGGAGAACCTCGGTTCCGCAGACTCTTGGGCGAAGACAGGTATCGTGTGCTTCCTGTTGTTTATCGGTTGCTTGATCTTGTTCTTTTTCTCTCGTTGGGTACGCTTGAAGAAGATCGGTTTCTATTTGGGTGTCCTATTTATTATCATGGTTGTTTTTGCCAATATATTCGCCAGCGACCAGAAGGATGAGATGATAAACCGTAAACACGCTATCGTATTCGCCCCGACCGTTACGGTGAAAAGCTCGCCTGACGCTAGCGGTACGGATCTTTTCGTATTACACGAGGGAACGAACGTGACCGTGAAGAGCACGCTCGGCGA from Parabacteroides distasonis ATCC 8503 includes these protein-coding regions:
- a CDS encoding vWA domain-containing protein — translated: MVFANPNYLYLLLLLIPMIGWYVYKLSKSQASLQVSSSEAFEAPGAVSWIVYLRHVPFVLRMVAVALLIVILARPQSTNSWSNSSTEGIDIMLAMDISGSMLAQDLKPNRLEAAKDVAASFINGRPNDNIGLVVFSAESFTQCPLTTDHTVLLNLFKDIQSGMIQDGTAIGLGLANAVSRIKDSHAKSKVIILLTDGSNNAGEIAPVTAAEIAKTFGVRVYTIGVGTKGMAPYPFQTAFGVQYQNIPVEIDEATLKQIASTTGGQYFRATDNASLKEIYSEIDQMEKTKISVQEYSKKQEEYKNWALLVFALLLVEILLRNTLLRNIP
- a CDS encoding tetratricopeptide repeat protein encodes the protein MRRIYKSMIWVSVLALSAGAVSAQKAERKNVREGNKLYESEKYTESEIAYRKSLEVNPRSTEGTYNLGNSLYKQGKFPEAAEQYQLIAGQGEKMVATPEGKARLSEVYHNMGNIFMQNKDYGKAVEVYKQSLRLNPKDDETRYNLALAQKLLSDQQNQDQSQDQQNDDKQENKDQKDDQQQQQQQQPQDDQKQDKTQEQQQSNEQMSKDNAQQMLDAFLQDEKDTQEKVKKAQMQQQQRRKTEKEW
- a CDS encoding BatD family protein — protein: MRKLIFLFILMLTVGVATKAADVTFKASAPQAVVMGEQFRLTFTVNAEGRDLRVQEMPDFDVLMGPSQSTSYSSSWVNGKSTSETTVTYTYVLMPKKEGTFNIAPATIKVNGSNYTSNGLAIKVLPADKAGKQEAETTTASGAISNDRLFVKMDVSKRSVFEQEGFLVTFKVYSLENFSITGLKYPEFEGFLVQEVELPQEKQLTLENYNGRNYQSAVMRQVILYPQRSGKITIEGGKYDAVVRVRMQQAGGGSIFDSFFDSYRDVSKVLTTSPVTIDVKPLPSGKPASFSGAVGTFSMTADISSNNVKTDEAVTIKVKITGNGNVKLVKNPEVVFPNDFDVYDPKVEMDIKTTTAGVSGSKTIEYMAIPRYAGDFEIPAIAFSYFDIKSGSYKTIKSEPYKLHVEQGKGGSGSSPVVSNFSNKESVKYLGKDIRYLKTKDFSFIEGGDGIFFGSFMYYLCYIVPAILFIVFFFIYRKQVKENADIALVRTKKANKMAVRRLKNAGKLMKENKKEEFYDEVLRALWGYLSDKLSIPQSDLTKDNVEIELAKYGVDESLTNEFMDILNTCEFARYAPSQASDAMDKLYELTVDAIGKMENTIKK
- a CDS encoding VWA domain-containing protein, producing MFRFAHPDFLYLLFLLPALVAFYVYAMIVKKKAIKKYGNPTLLAELMPEVSTKRQHLKFWLLFGAITMVIFIIAGPQFGSKLETVKRQGVEIMVCLDVSNSMLAEDVSPNRLDKAKQMLSRLTDGFTNDKVGLIVFAGDAFTQLPITSDYISAKMFLSSINPSMVSTQGTAIGAAINLAARSFTPDETTDKAIILITDGENHEDDAIGAAKAAAEKGIHVNIVGMGDPKGSPIPIQGSNNYMKDKDGNVVITKLNEQMGQEIAAAGNGMYVRADNTNSALKALQKEIEKMNKTELDSKVYSEYDEQFQIFAWIALFLLIADFMTLDRKNHIFRKVKLFS
- a CDS encoding tetratricopeptide repeat protein; translation: MKMTINLRKVLFFLLTLCLIGSAYAQDTALKEAEVAYTKEDYAKAIELYEGILKSNGESAAVYYNLGNTYYKAGKIAPAILNYERCLLLDPGDSDARFNLQMARQKTIDKIEPVGDFFLVKWFKSVENLGSADSWAKTGIVCFLLFIGCLILFFFSRWVRLKKIGFYLGVLFIIMVVFANIFASDQKDEMINRKHAIVFAPTVTVKSSPDASGTDLFVLHEGTNVTVKSTLGEWSEIELEDGNVGWMPSKDIEKI